From a region of the Paenibacillus lutimineralis genome:
- a CDS encoding nitroreductase family protein, protein MGDFVSIIENRRSANKFIKGVQLPVEELEEIFKLVKLAPSAFNLQHAHYLVVNDRDMIEKLYVAANKQYKVLTASAVVLVLGNLDAYKDVARINEGFLNLGVLSKQEYDMEIESVTGFYEGGGQQFMRDEAIRNSSLSAQLFMYVAKDRGWDTCPMIGFDPDAVQELLNIPDNYIPTMMITIGKADPSSQRPRGYRKPVGEFVSYNEFGK, encoded by the coding sequence ATGGGTGACTTTGTCTCAATTATTGAAAATCGTCGTTCGGCGAATAAATTTATTAAAGGTGTTCAACTACCCGTTGAAGAATTGGAAGAAATATTCAAGCTGGTCAAATTAGCTCCGTCTGCGTTTAATCTACAGCATGCGCATTACCTTGTTGTCAATGACCGTGACATGATTGAGAAGTTGTACGTTGCAGCCAATAAGCAATACAAGGTACTTACCGCTTCCGCGGTTGTCCTCGTCCTGGGCAATTTGGACGCCTATAAGGATGTAGCACGGATCAATGAAGGCTTCTTGAATTTAGGAGTCCTTAGCAAACAAGAGTATGACATGGAGATTGAATCTGTCACTGGCTTCTATGAGGGCGGCGGCCAGCAATTTATGCGCGACGAGGCGATCCGCAACTCTAGTCTATCGGCACAGTTATTCATGTACGTTGCCAAAGATAGAGGCTGGGATACTTGCCCAATGATCGGCTTCGACCCAGACGCGGTACAAGAGTTGCTGAACATTCCTGATAATTATATTCCTACGATGATGATTACCATCGGCAAGGCCGATCCTTCCAGTCAGCGTCCACGCGGCTACCGCAAGCCAGTCGGAGAATTTGTAAGCTATAATGAGTTTGGCAAGTAA